In Pasteurella dagmatis, the sequence TAATATCATTAAATGTTAAAATTAAGAAGTATTAAATAGACTGAAAAGGAATAAAAAATGGCCGCAGAGAAATTGACCAAGAAACGTTTAATCCAAATCTTGGTGATGCTATGTATTTTGATTTTTCTCTTTTTTTACCGCACTTATAACTATTAGAGTTTCAACGACAATTTTCAATGAGAAATTAGACGTTTCACACTAAAAAAGGACGCAATAGCGCCCTTTGATATCAATGTGTTGCGAATTATTTAACGGTGTTTGCAGCTTCACCGAGATCTTTATCAATTAAGAATAGACCTTTGCCATCTTCACCAAGTAAGTGAAATTTATCAAGAATACCGCTAAATAATTTTTCTTCTTCGTGCTGTTCAGCCACATACCATTGTAAGAAGTTAAATGCAGAGTAATCTTTTTCTTCAAAAGTTTTCCCTACAAGTTCATTAATTTTTTCTGTAATTAACTTTTCGTGACGGTATGTCATTTCAATCACTTCTTTTAATGATGAATATTCATGTGCAGGAG encodes:
- the ftnA gene encoding non-heme ferritin; this translates as MLSKNVIKLLNDQMNLEFYSSNLYLQMSAWCEQNGFDGTAKFLAAHAAEEMQHMRKLFTYLNETGALAIIGEIEAPAHEYSSLKEVIEMTYRHEKLITEKINELVGKTFEEKDYSAFNFLQWYVAEQHEEEKLFSGILDKFHLLGEDGKGLFLIDKDLGEAANTVK